In one Inquilinus sp. Marseille-Q2685 genomic region, the following are encoded:
- a CDS encoding YebC/PmpR family DNA-binding transcriptional regulator has product MAGHSQFKNIMHRKGAQDAKRAKIFTKLQREITVSAKLGLPDPAMNPRLRAAIQAARKENMPKDNIERAIKRATGDGNDSDYVEIRYEGYGPAGIAVIVEALTDNRNRTAAEVRSIFAKHGGSLGETNSVSFMFNRVGELVFPAKAASADAMFEAALEAGADDVQSDDETHTVTTTVEGFAAVRDALEEKFGTPDSSGLVWRPLNSVALNEEQAASLLKLLDTLEDSDDVQRVSANFEIPDEIMARLTA; this is encoded by the coding sequence ATGGCCGGTCATTCACAGTTCAAGAACATCATGCACCGCAAAGGCGCCCAGGACGCCAAGCGGGCCAAGATCTTCACCAAGCTCCAGCGCGAGATCACCGTTTCCGCCAAGCTCGGCCTGCCCGACCCGGCGATGAATCCGCGCCTGCGCGCCGCCATCCAGGCCGCGCGCAAGGAGAACATGCCGAAGGACAATATCGAGCGGGCGATCAAGCGCGCCACCGGCGACGGCAACGACAGCGACTATGTCGAGATCCGCTACGAGGGCTACGGCCCGGCCGGCATCGCCGTGATCGTCGAAGCGCTGACCGACAACCGCAACCGCACCGCCGCCGAGGTCCGGTCGATCTTCGCCAAGCATGGCGGATCGCTGGGCGAGACCAACTCGGTCAGCTTCATGTTCAACCGGGTCGGCGAGCTGGTGTTCCCGGCCAAGGCCGCCAGCGCCGACGCGATGTTCGAAGCGGCGCTGGAGGCCGGCGCCGACGACGTGCAGAGCGACGACGAGACCCATACCGTGACCACCACGGTCGAGGGCTTCGCCGCGGTGCGCGACGCGCTGGAGGAGAAGTTCGGCACGCCGGATTCCTCGGGCCTGGTCTGGCGGCCGCTGAACAGCGTGGCGCTGAACGAGGAGCAGGCGGCGTCGCTGCTGAAGCTGCTCGACACGCTCGAGGACAGCGACGACGTGCAGCGGGTCTCGGCCAATTTCGAGATCCCGGACGAGATCATGGCGCGGCTCACGGCCTGA
- the gap gene encoding type I glyceraldehyde-3-phosphate dehydrogenase has protein sequence MAVKVAINGFGRIGRLVLRALIESGRKDIEVVAINDLADVKTNAHLLKYDSVHGRAPFDVQVEGDTLIVNGHGIKAVQQRDPTQLPWGELGVEIALECSGIFTKRDDAAKQLTAGAKKVLISAPATDEDLTVVYGVNHDKLTAEHKIVSNASCTTNCLAPVAWVLHEAIGIDHGFMTTIHSYTGDQRIVDTMHKDLHRARAAALNLIPTSTGAAKAVGKVLPELKGKLDGTSIRVPSPNVSVVDFKFVAKRPTTVEEINAAIKQAAGGKLKGILGFYEEDLVSTDFNHDPHSSIFAIKETKVIDGTFVRVLSWYDNEWGFSNRMGDTAIAMSQAR, from the coding sequence ATGGCCGTGAAGGTTGCCATCAACGGGTTCGGGCGCATCGGGCGCCTGGTGCTGCGGGCGCTGATCGAATCCGGACGCAAGGACATCGAGGTGGTCGCGATCAACGACCTCGCCGACGTCAAGACCAATGCCCATCTGCTGAAATACGACAGCGTGCACGGCCGGGCGCCGTTCGACGTCCAGGTCGAGGGCGACACGCTGATCGTCAACGGCCACGGCATCAAGGCGGTGCAGCAGCGCGACCCGACCCAGCTGCCCTGGGGCGAGCTCGGCGTCGAGATCGCGCTGGAATGCTCCGGCATCTTCACCAAGCGCGACGACGCCGCCAAGCAGCTGACGGCCGGCGCCAAGAAGGTTCTGATCTCGGCCCCGGCGACGGACGAGGACCTGACCGTCGTCTACGGCGTCAACCACGACAAGCTGACGGCCGAGCACAAGATCGTCTCCAACGCCTCCTGCACCACCAACTGCCTGGCGCCCGTCGCCTGGGTGTTGCACGAGGCGATCGGCATCGATCACGGCTTCATGACCACGATCCACAGCTACACCGGCGACCAGCGCATCGTCGACACGATGCACAAGGACCTGCACCGGGCCCGGGCCGCGGCGCTGAACCTGATCCCGACCTCGACCGGCGCCGCCAAGGCCGTCGGCAAGGTGCTGCCGGAGTTGAAGGGCAAGCTGGACGGCACCTCGATCCGCGTGCCGTCGCCGAACGTCTCGGTGGTCGACTTCAAGTTCGTCGCCAAGCGCCCGACCACGGTCGAGGAGATCAATGCGGCGATCAAGCAGGCCGCCGGCGGCAAGCTGAAGGGCATCCTCGGCTTCTACGAGGAGGATCTGGTGTCGACCGACTTCAACCACGACCCGCACTCCTCGATCTTCGCGATCAAGGAGACCAAGGTCATCGACGGCACCTTCGTCCGGGTGCTGAGCTGGTACGACAACGAATGGGGCTTCTCGAACCGGATGGGCGACACGGCGATCGCCATGTCCCAGGCCCGCTGA
- the tkt gene encoding transketolase, with amino-acid sequence MSDSPRTVTHSDMANAIRFLSLDAVEAAKSGHPGMPMGMADVATVLFSRYLKFDAAAPTWADRDRFILSGGHGSMLLYSLMYLTGNSKITLDEIKHFRQLGHHTAGHPEVDHEAGIETTTGPLGQGLGNAVGFALAERILNARFGDDLVNHHTWVTCGDGDLEEGISHEACSLAGHLKLGRLIVLYDDNHITIDGPTKLSFSDDTQKRFEAYGWHVQRIDGHDTDAIAAAIDAALADDRPSLIACKTIIGWGAPNKQGTSATHGSPLGKDEVAATREHLNWPYPPFEVPEATIAAWREIGKRGEAERLAWDQRLLKTPAEIRAAFRQANTGALPSGLDGILAKFKAEISETRPSLATRVASGQVLELLVPAIPELIGGSADLTPSNNTKTKASTDIEPDKYGGRYVRYGVREHGMAAAMNGLALHGGIIPYGATFLTFTDYCRPSIRLAALMRQRVVFVMTHDSIGLGEDGPTHQPVEHVAALRAIPHLLVFRPCDAVETAEAWQIALETEDAPSVLALTRQNLPTLRRNANAENLSAKGGYILEEATGTPRVLLVATGSEVSIAKEARDALEAEGIGTRLVSMPCSALFDRQPSDYRRRVLGQGVVRIAVEAGVRQGWDHYIGPEGGFVGMTGFGASGPYDQLYKHFGITAEAVVAAAKAKL; translated from the coding sequence ATGAGCGACAGCCCCCGGACCGTGACCCACTCAGACATGGCGAACGCCATCCGCTTCCTGTCCCTGGACGCGGTCGAGGCGGCGAAGAGCGGCCATCCCGGCATGCCGATGGGCATGGCCGACGTCGCCACGGTGCTGTTCAGCCGCTACCTGAAGTTCGACGCCGCCGCCCCGACCTGGGCCGACCGTGACCGCTTCATCCTGTCCGGCGGCCACGGCTCGATGCTGCTCTATTCGCTGATGTACCTGACCGGCAACAGCAAGATCACGCTCGACGAGATCAAGCATTTCCGGCAGCTCGGCCACCACACTGCGGGCCATCCCGAGGTCGACCACGAGGCCGGGATCGAGACCACCACCGGGCCGCTGGGCCAGGGCCTGGGCAACGCCGTCGGCTTCGCCCTGGCGGAGCGCATCCTGAACGCCCGCTTCGGCGACGATCTGGTGAACCACCACACCTGGGTCACCTGCGGCGACGGCGACCTCGAGGAGGGCATCAGCCACGAGGCCTGCTCGCTGGCCGGTCATCTCAAGCTCGGCCGGCTGATCGTGCTGTACGACGACAACCACATCACCATCGACGGCCCGACCAAGCTGTCCTTCAGCGACGACACCCAGAAGCGCTTCGAGGCCTATGGCTGGCACGTCCAGCGCATCGACGGCCACGACACCGACGCGATCGCCGCCGCGATCGACGCGGCGCTGGCCGATGACCGGCCGAGCCTGATCGCCTGCAAAACCATCATCGGCTGGGGCGCCCCGAACAAGCAGGGCACCAGCGCCACCCACGGCTCGCCGCTGGGCAAGGACGAGGTCGCCGCGACCCGCGAGCACCTCAACTGGCCCTACCCGCCCTTCGAGGTGCCGGAGGCCACGATCGCGGCCTGGCGCGAGATCGGCAAGCGCGGCGAGGCCGAGCGCCTGGCCTGGGACCAGCGCCTCCTGAAGACGCCGGCCGAGATCCGCGCCGCCTTCCGCCAGGCCAACACCGGCGCCCTGCCCTCCGGCCTCGACGGCATCCTGGCCAAGTTCAAGGCCGAGATCTCGGAGACCAGGCCGAGCCTGGCCACCCGCGTCGCCTCCGGCCAGGTGCTGGAGCTGCTGGTGCCGGCCATTCCGGAGCTGATCGGCGGATCGGCCGACCTGACGCCGTCGAACAACACCAAGACCAAGGCCTCAACCGATATCGAGCCCGACAAGTACGGCGGCCGCTACGTCCGCTACGGCGTGCGCGAGCACGGCATGGCGGCGGCGATGAACGGGCTGGCGCTGCATGGCGGCATCATCCCCTACGGCGCCACCTTCCTGACCTTCACCGATTATTGCCGCCCGTCGATCCGCCTGGCGGCGCTGATGCGCCAGCGCGTCGTCTTCGTCATGACCCATGACTCGATCGGCCTCGGCGAGGACGGCCCGACCCACCAGCCGGTCGAACATGTCGCGGCGCTGCGGGCGATCCCGCATCTCCTGGTGTTCCGCCCTTGCGACGCGGTCGAGACCGCCGAGGCCTGGCAGATCGCGCTGGAGACCGAGGACGCGCCGTCGGTGCTGGCGCTGACCCGGCAGAACCTGCCGACGCTGCGCCGCAACGCCAATGCCGAGAACCTGTCGGCCAAGGGCGGATACATCCTCGAGGAGGCGACCGGCACGCCGCGCGTGCTGCTGGTCGCCACCGGCTCGGAGGTGTCGATCGCCAAGGAGGCGCGCGACGCGCTGGAGGCCGAGGGCATCGGCACCCGCCTCGTCTCCATGCCCTGCTCGGCGCTGTTCGACCGCCAGCCGTCGGATTATCGCCGCCGGGTGCTGGGCCAGGGCGTGGTCCGCATCGCGGTCGAGGCCGGCGTGCGCCAGGGCTGGGACCACTATATCGGGCCGGAGGGCGGCTTCGTCGGCATGACGGGGTTCGGCGCCTCGGGCCCCTACGACCAGCTGTACAAGCATTTCGGGATCACGGCCGAGGCGGTCGTCGCCGCCGCCAAGGCCAAGCTGTAA
- a CDS encoding 5-formyltetrahydrofolate cyclo-ligase, with translation MPDGTELRDAKRAFRAVARERRAAYHRDHGAEAGERLRDIVLQAIPLPPGGVVSGYLPIDDELDPLPLLRAAIDRGHAACVPVVQGKGQPLIFRDWTPEAPLVEGVFGVSVPAPSAAERVPDLLFVPLLGFDRKGFRMGYGAGFYDRTLAGLRAQRRVVAVGIGYAGQEVTAVPVGLHDEALDWIVTDREAIRIAV, from the coding sequence ATGCCTGACGGGACCGAGCTGCGCGACGCCAAGAGGGCGTTCCGGGCCGTGGCGCGTGAGCGGCGTGCGGCCTACCACCGGGACCACGGCGCCGAGGCGGGCGAGAGGCTCCGCGACATCGTCCTGCAGGCGATTCCCCTGCCGCCGGGCGGGGTGGTCAGCGGCTACCTGCCGATCGACGACGAGCTCGACCCGCTGCCGCTCCTGCGCGCCGCGATCGACCGCGGCCATGCCGCCTGCGTGCCGGTGGTTCAGGGCAAGGGCCAGCCTTTGATCTTCCGCGACTGGACGCCCGAGGCGCCGCTGGTCGAGGGCGTGTTCGGGGTGTCGGTGCCGGCGCCTTCGGCGGCCGAGCGGGTGCCCGACCTGCTGTTCGTGCCGCTGCTCGGCTTCGACCGCAAGGGCTTCCGCATGGGCTACGGCGCCGGCTTCTACGACCGCACCCTGGCGGGGCTGCGGGCGCAGCGGCGGGTGGTCGCGGTCGGCATCGGCTATGCCGGGCAGGAGGTCACGGCGGTGCCGGTCGGCCTGCACGACGAGGCCCTGGATTGGATCGTGACGGATCGCGAGGCGATCCGCATCGCTGTTTGA
- the ruvC gene encoding crossover junction endodeoxyribonuclease RuvC, producing MRILGLDPGLRHTGWGVLDVDGNRLRYIADGSVDSDDKADLATRLVQLHDGLASVLREWTPDEAAVEETFVNKNPTSTLKLGLARGVVLLVPALAGIRVAEYGANHIKKSVVGAGHADKTQVQHMVRMLLPGTTFRTPDAADALAVAICHAHHRQTEASIAGIRLQVAR from the coding sequence ATGAGGATCCTCGGCCTCGACCCCGGGTTGCGCCACACCGGCTGGGGCGTCCTCGATGTCGACGGCAACCGGTTGCGCTACATCGCCGACGGCAGCGTCGATTCCGACGACAAGGCCGATCTCGCCACGCGGCTTGTGCAATTGCATGACGGGCTGGCCTCGGTGCTGCGGGAGTGGACGCCGGATGAGGCGGCGGTCGAGGAGACCTTCGTCAACAAGAACCCGACCTCGACCCTGAAGCTGGGCCTGGCCCGCGGCGTGGTGCTGCTGGTGCCGGCCCTGGCCGGAATCCGGGTCGCGGAATACGGCGCCAACCACATCAAGAAGTCCGTGGTCGGCGCCGGCCATGCCGACAAGACCCAGGTCCAGCACATGGTGCGGATGCTGCTGCCCGGCACCACCTTCCGGACCCCGGACGCGGCCGACGCCTTGGCGGTCGCGATCTGCCACGCCCATCACCGCCAGACCGAGGCCAGCATCGCCGGCATCCGGCTGCAGGTGGCGCGATGA
- a CDS encoding Ldh family oxidoreductase: MERFDGVRLTRAALEDFAAALLRGAGMSEDSAAATARAMTDASARGVDTHGVRLVPFYLDQLQNGRVNPAPAVTATRTAPACVVVDADGGLGHLASYRAIEEAASLAEGTGLAAAVVTRSSHHGATGVYTLAAAKRGFVAFGCTHADALVVPHGGVRPFFGTNPISFAAPARDEEPVLLDMATSAIPLNRVHLRRDTGTPLPPEVAVGDDGIATTDPHVATGLIPVGGLGYGYKGAGLAMMVEILCASLTGMPHGFRMTKFTGPGQPVQIGHFFLLLKPRAFAAGGFEESLAAILSDLRTQPAQAGQEVMAPGDPEKREAAERARLGVPLDRRTWERLVAFAGTVGVAVPEASVDGAQAGA; this comes from the coding sequence ATGGAGCGTTTCGACGGGGTGCGCCTGACGCGGGCGGCGCTGGAGGACTTCGCGGCGGCGCTGCTGCGCGGCGCCGGGATGTCGGAGGACAGCGCGGCGGCGACGGCGCGGGCGATGACCGACGCCTCGGCCCGCGGCGTCGACACCCATGGCGTGCGGCTGGTGCCGTTCTATCTCGACCAGCTGCAGAACGGGCGTGTGAATCCGGCACCGGCGGTGACCGCCACCCGAACCGCGCCGGCCTGCGTCGTGGTCGACGCCGATGGCGGGCTCGGCCACCTCGCCAGCTACCGCGCCATCGAAGAGGCAGCAAGCCTGGCGGAGGGGACCGGACTGGCCGCCGCCGTGGTCACCCGCTCCTCCCATCACGGCGCCACCGGCGTCTACACCCTGGCGGCGGCGAAGCGCGGCTTCGTCGCCTTCGGCTGCACTCATGCCGATGCGCTGGTGGTGCCGCATGGCGGGGTGAGGCCGTTCTTCGGCACCAACCCGATCAGCTTCGCCGCCCCGGCGCGGGACGAGGAGCCGGTGCTGCTGGACATGGCGACCAGCGCCATCCCGCTGAACCGCGTGCATCTGCGCCGCGACACCGGCACCCCGCTGCCGCCGGAGGTCGCGGTCGGCGACGACGGCATCGCCACCACCGATCCGCATGTCGCCACCGGCCTGATCCCGGTCGGCGGCCTGGGCTACGGCTACAAGGGCGCCGGCCTGGCGATGATGGTCGAGATCCTGTGCGCCAGCCTGACCGGCATGCCGCACGGCTTCCGCATGACCAAGTTCACCGGCCCGGGCCAGCCGGTGCAGATCGGCCATTTCTTCCTGCTGCTGAAGCCGCGGGCCTTCGCCGCCGGCGGCTTCGAGGAATCGCTCGCGGCGATTCTCTCGGACCTGCGGACGCAGCCGGCCCAGGCCGGGCAGGAGGTGATGGCGCCGGGCGATCCGGAGAAGCGCGAGGCGGCGGAGCGTGCCCGGCTCGGCGTGCCGCTGGACCGCCGCACCTGGGAGCGTCTCGTAGCCTTCGCCGGCACCGTCGGCGTCGCGGTACCGGAGGCTTCCGTTGACGGGGCGCAGGCCGGCGCATAG
- the ruvA gene encoding Holliday junction branch migration protein RuvA, which produces MIARLRGLLDSAGADHAVIDCNGVGYLVFCSRRTLGLLGGPREAVALHVETHVREDHIHLYGFADTAERDWFRLLTTVQGVGAKVALAILSVLSPDQVATAIAAGDKAMLARAEGVGPKLAGRIASELKDKVGGIALGPAVAAFHGGGAAAPAAPAEAGAAADAVSALVNLGYGRAEAFAAVARAGGKLGPEATVSAIIPAALRELAS; this is translated from the coding sequence ATGATCGCCCGGCTGCGCGGCCTGCTGGACAGCGCCGGGGCCGATCATGCGGTCATCGACTGCAACGGCGTCGGCTATCTGGTCTTCTGCTCGCGCCGCACCCTCGGCCTGCTCGGCGGCCCGCGCGAGGCTGTGGCGCTGCACGTCGAGACGCATGTGCGCGAGGACCACATCCATCTCTACGGCTTCGCCGATACGGCGGAGCGGGACTGGTTCCGCCTGCTGACCACGGTGCAGGGGGTGGGCGCGAAGGTGGCGCTGGCCATCCTGTCGGTGCTGTCGCCGGACCAGGTGGCGACCGCGATCGCCGCCGGCGACAAGGCGATGCTGGCCCGGGCCGAGGGCGTCGGGCCGAAGCTGGCCGGCCGGATCGCGTCGGAACTGAAGGACAAGGTCGGCGGCATCGCCCTCGGGCCGGCCGTCGCCGCCTTCCATGGCGGCGGCGCTGCAGCCCCTGCCGCGCCGGCCGAGGCGGGCGCCGCGGCCGATGCGGTCTCCGCCCTGGTCAATCTCGGCTACGGCCGGGCCGAGGCCTTCGCCGCCGTGGCCAGGGCCGGCGGCAAGCTGGGGCCCGAGGCGACCGTGTCGGCGA
- a CDS encoding TIGR00282 family metallophosphoesterase — MRILFLGDVVGRAARLAVMEQVPRLRQRLDLDFVVVNGENSAGGFGITQKIAEEFYESGVDCLTTGNHVWDQRELLGSIDRDPRIVRPANFPAGTPGRGATLLQARGGRQVLVINLMARLFMDALDDPFAAVDRLLADMAMPGVVDAIIVDFHGEASSEKMAMGHHLDGRVTLVVGTHTHVPTADLHILRGGTAYQTDAGMCGDYDSVIGMVKEPAIARFIRKMPTERLTPADGQPTICGLVLETDETTGLARRAEPLRLGGRLAPAWPAGFAPADSAS; from the coding sequence ATGCGCATTCTTTTCCTGGGTGACGTCGTCGGCCGCGCCGCCCGCCTGGCGGTGATGGAGCAGGTGCCGCGGCTGCGGCAGCGCCTCGACCTCGATTTCGTCGTGGTCAACGGCGAGAACTCGGCCGGCGGCTTCGGCATCACCCAGAAGATCGCCGAGGAGTTCTACGAGTCGGGTGTCGACTGCCTGACCACCGGCAACCATGTCTGGGACCAGCGCGAGCTGCTGGGCTCGATTGACCGCGACCCGCGGATCGTGCGCCCGGCCAATTTCCCGGCCGGCACGCCCGGGCGCGGCGCGACCCTGCTGCAGGCCCGCGGCGGCCGGCAGGTGCTGGTGATCAACCTGATGGCGCGGCTGTTCATGGACGCGCTGGACGACCCCTTCGCCGCGGTCGACCGGCTGCTGGCCGACATGGCCATGCCGGGCGTGGTCGACGCTATCATCGTCGACTTCCACGGCGAGGCTTCGAGCGAGAAGATGGCGATGGGCCACCATCTCGACGGCCGGGTGACGCTGGTGGTCGGCACCCACACCCATGTCCCGACCGCGGACCTGCACATCCTGCGCGGCGGCACCGCCTATCAGACCGATGCCGGCATGTGCGGCGACTACGACAGCGTCATCGGCATGGTGAAGGAGCCGGCGATCGCCCGCTTCATCCGCAAGATGCCGACCGAGCGGCTGACCCCGGCCGACGGCCAGCCGACGATCTGCGGCCTGGTGCTGGAGACCGACGAGACCACGGGACTCGCCCGAAGGGCCGAGCCTCTGCGCCTCGGCGGACGGTTGGCCCCGGCTTGGCCGGCCGGCTTCGCCCCTGCCGACTCGGCAAGCTGA
- a CDS encoding cell division protein ZapA, which produces MARVEITLNNRPYPIACEDGQEGRVREVAAFVAERIREIQGSVRTATDTHLLVMVALMLGDELLDLREGKVPGAPAPAPSPLDDPELASRLQKLADRIEAIAARVETP; this is translated from the coding sequence GTGGCCCGGGTCGAAATCACTCTGAACAACCGTCCGTATCCGATCGCCTGCGAGGACGGGCAGGAAGGTCGCGTCCGCGAGGTCGCTGCCTTCGTGGCGGAGCGGATCCGCGAGATCCAGGGCTCGGTGCGGACCGCGACCGACACCCATCTCCTGGTCATGGTCGCGCTGATGCTGGGCGACGAGCTGCTGGACCTGCGCGAGGGCAAGGTCCCGGGCGCGCCCGCCCCGGCGCCGTCGCCGCTGGACGACCCGGAGCTGGCGTCGCGGCTGCAGAAACTCGCCGATCGGATCGAGGCCATTGCAGCCCGGGTCGAGACGCCCTAA
- a CDS encoding glycoside hydrolase family 3 N-terminal domain-containing protein, with the protein MKLSRFWPAAAAIGLGGWLACGPALADSMPALAARSAPLLAERGFPYKDLNRNGRLDPYEDRRLPPAVRAQDLVRRMTLEEKAGQMLHATPVSTATGDGWTAESLSALIGGRHVGAMISRLAGTAQAQALAANQAQAAAEQTRLGIPVMLASDPRNHFQYVPGASVENTAFSQWPETTGLAAIGDPRLVRRFGDIARQEYEAIGLRMTLSPQADLSTEPRWPRINGTFGEDPDLASRLVEAYVAGFQNGERGLNRGSVVAVVKHWVGYGAAVDGFDGHNHYGQDLTFPAGRFQDHVRAFRGAFAADVAGVMPTYSVPPAGLTLFGRPLERVGAGFSKQLLTDLLRGRYGFDGLILSDWAITQDCDAHCRDGWPDGQAPGFAGFGTPWGMEQATVQQRFVKAIDAGIDQFGGTSDDPAPIVQAVRDGQVSERRIDQSVVRILVQKFALGLFENPYVDEAAAGRIAGNARFVAEGKAAQQASLVLLENRPAAVRGAGRGRPMLPLNPSLKRVWLHNVDAAAVRARGFTVVDDPALADFALVRTATPYEILHPNYTFGSRQHEGRLDFRDGDADYEAIKRASAVVPTVVTVYLDRPAVLTNVASRAAALLGNFGVTDDALLDVLQGKARPRGRLPFELPSSMAAVLAQASDAPYDSRAPLYPFGFGLRYGGPVASAE; encoded by the coding sequence ATGAAATTGTCCCGTTTCTGGCCTGCCGCGGCCGCGATCGGCCTGGGTGGATGGCTGGCCTGCGGCCCGGCCCTCGCCGATTCCATGCCGGCCCTGGCCGCGCGCTCGGCGCCGCTGCTGGCGGAGCGCGGCTTCCCGTACAAGGACCTGAACCGCAACGGCCGCCTGGATCCCTATGAGGACCGCCGCCTGCCGCCGGCGGTACGGGCGCAGGACCTGGTCCGGCGCATGACGCTGGAGGAGAAGGCCGGCCAGATGCTGCACGCCACGCCGGTCTCGACCGCGACCGGCGACGGCTGGACCGCGGAGTCGCTGTCGGCGCTGATCGGCGGCCGGCATGTCGGCGCCATGATCAGCCGCCTGGCCGGCACGGCGCAGGCCCAGGCGCTGGCCGCCAACCAGGCGCAGGCGGCGGCCGAGCAGACCCGGCTGGGCATCCCGGTGATGCTCGCCTCCGACCCCCGCAACCATTTCCAGTACGTGCCCGGCGCCAGCGTCGAGAACACGGCGTTCTCGCAATGGCCGGAGACGACCGGGCTGGCAGCGATCGGCGATCCCCGGCTGGTGCGCCGCTTCGGCGACATCGCCCGGCAGGAATACGAGGCGATCGGCCTGCGCATGACCCTGTCGCCGCAGGCCGACCTGTCGACCGAGCCGCGCTGGCCGCGCATCAACGGCACCTTCGGCGAGGATCCGGACCTGGCGAGCCGCCTGGTCGAGGCCTATGTCGCCGGCTTCCAGAACGGCGAGCGCGGCCTCAACCGCGGCAGCGTCGTCGCCGTGGTGAAACACTGGGTCGGCTACGGCGCCGCGGTCGACGGCTTCGACGGCCACAACCACTACGGCCAGGACCTGACCTTCCCGGCCGGCCGCTTCCAGGACCATGTCCGGGCCTTCCGCGGCGCCTTCGCCGCCGACGTGGCCGGGGTGATGCCGACCTATTCGGTGCCGCCGGCGGGGCTGACCCTGTTCGGCCGGCCGCTGGAGCGGGTCGGCGCCGGCTTCAGCAAGCAGCTGCTGACCGACCTGCTGCGCGGCCGCTACGGCTTCGACGGTCTGATCCTCAGCGACTGGGCGATCACCCAGGACTGCGACGCCCACTGCCGCGACGGCTGGCCGGACGGGCAGGCGCCGGGCTTCGCCGGCTTCGGCACGCCCTGGGGGATGGAGCAGGCCACGGTCCAGCAGCGCTTCGTCAAGGCGATCGACGCCGGCATCGACCAGTTCGGCGGCACCAGCGACGATCCGGCGCCGATCGTGCAGGCGGTGCGCGATGGCCAGGTCAGCGAGCGCCGGATCGATCAGTCGGTGGTCCGTATCCTGGTGCAGAAATTCGCCCTCGGCCTGTTCGAGAACCCCTATGTCGACGAGGCGGCGGCCGGCCGCATCGCCGGCAACGCCCGCTTCGTGGCGGAGGGCAAGGCCGCCCAGCAGGCCTCGCTGGTGCTGCTGGAGAACAGGCCCGCGGCGGTGCGCGGCGCCGGCCGCGGCCGGCCGATGCTGCCGCTGAACCCCTCGCTGAAGCGGGTCTGGCTGCACAATGTCGACGCGGCGGCGGTGCGCGCCCGCGGCTTCACCGTGGTCGACGACCCGGCCCTGGCCGATTTCGCCCTGGTGCGGACGGCGACGCCCTATGAGATCCTGCACCCGAACTACACCTTCGGCAGCCGGCAGCATGAAGGGCGGCTGGACTTCCGCGACGGCGATGCCGATTACGAGGCGATCAAGCGCGCCTCGGCCGTGGTGCCGACGGTGGTTACGGTCTATCTCGACCGGCCGGCGGTGCTGACCAACGTCGCCAGCCGCGCCGCGGCGCTGCTGGGCAATTTCGGCGTCACCGACGACGCCCTGCTGGACGTGCTGCAGGGCAAGGCCCGGCCGCGCGGCCGGCTGCCCTTCGAGCTGCCGTCCTCGATGGCGGCGGTGCTGGCCCAGGCCTCGGACGCGCCCTATGACAGCCGGGCGCCGCTGTACCCGTTCGGCTTCGGCCTCCGCTACGGCGGGCCTGTCGCGTCGGCCGAATAA